Proteins encoded together in one Gemmatimonadaceae bacterium window:
- a CDS encoding helicase C-terminal domain-containing protein: MPESRLSPKVAAALRAAIGLAGGREVCFVCTEDADGVFQTGRVVSRGDVTSVLALPGFAQRGEILVHNHPSGVLDPSDADLAVAARLHDDGIGFAIIDNAASRLYVVVEVPHEAQARPIDLDQLSRDLGPGGPVAGIHQRYEDRPAQREMARLVAQTYNDGGVAMLEAGTGIGKSLGYLVPALRWAAANGERTVVSTNTINLQEQLVRKDLPFLARALTDQKVRFALLKGWRNYLCLARLEQARASGSSLFEDGTQDELESIAKWARRTTDGSLSDLVTAPSPEIWDEVAAESDLCTRMQCPHFNDCFLFKARRAAAQADVVVVNHHLLLADIAVRRASQNWQEAAVLPSYRRIVIDEGHHLEDAAAAHLGASVTRRGLQRLFNRLERRGRGLLPTLVARLSSARDLLGEASLDLIGKRLAPSVHSARDKSAILFDVLDELLAQSGGQVLRLTDDFALHPAWRGGLRVSLENTLGELSLLDEGLTLVRERLEGSQRAEDAAPMLAEMRAVSRRLQGAGDALREALDPNPGSETVRWIEARGRDRAVAVSSVPLDLAPILREDLFARVRTAVVTSATLAAEGRFDFMAGRLGLTTSDLEPVTRILPSPFDYAHQALLAIPTDTPAPNRDVERHAHAVVRMLLDLADASDGGVFVLYTSHREVRRAAELLRAKNVERRWPLLVHGEDSRDRLLTRFQESGRGVLLGTTSFWEGVDVPGEPLRALLIAKIPFRVPGEPLTAARCEAIEQRGGDPFEDYMIPDAALKLKQGFGRLIRSGTDRGAVVIADSRIVTARYGAELLRGLPPALRVMEPWEDLRPVIRRFYAAD, encoded by the coding sequence ATGCCGGAGTCGCGCCTCAGCCCCAAAGTCGCCGCCGCGCTGCGCGCGGCGATCGGACTTGCCGGGGGCCGCGAGGTGTGCTTCGTCTGCACTGAAGACGCCGACGGTGTGTTCCAGACCGGCCGCGTCGTCTCCCGCGGCGACGTCACCAGCGTGCTGGCCCTGCCCGGGTTCGCGCAGCGCGGCGAGATCCTCGTGCACAACCACCCCTCGGGCGTGCTCGATCCCTCGGACGCCGACCTTGCCGTGGCCGCGCGCCTGCACGACGACGGCATCGGCTTCGCGATCATCGACAACGCCGCCTCCCGCCTGTACGTGGTGGTCGAGGTGCCGCACGAAGCGCAAGCCCGGCCCATCGATCTCGACCAGCTGTCGCGCGACCTGGGGCCGGGCGGCCCCGTGGCCGGCATCCACCAGCGGTACGAAGACCGCCCCGCGCAGCGCGAGATGGCGCGGCTGGTCGCGCAGACGTACAACGACGGCGGCGTGGCGATGCTCGAGGCCGGCACCGGCATCGGCAAGTCGCTCGGCTACCTCGTGCCGGCCCTGCGTTGGGCCGCCGCCAACGGCGAACGCACCGTCGTGTCCACCAACACGATCAACCTCCAGGAACAGCTCGTGCGCAAGGACCTGCCCTTTCTCGCGCGGGCCCTCACCGACCAGAAGGTGCGCTTCGCCCTGCTCAAGGGCTGGCGCAACTACCTCTGTCTGGCGCGGCTCGAGCAGGCGCGGGCGTCGGGCTCGTCGCTGTTCGAGGACGGCACGCAGGACGAACTCGAGTCGATCGCGAAATGGGCGCGCCGCACCACCGACGGCTCGCTCAGCGATCTCGTCACGGCGCCGTCGCCCGAGATCTGGGACGAGGTGGCCGCCGAGTCGGACCTCTGTACGCGCATGCAGTGCCCGCATTTCAACGACTGCTTCCTGTTCAAGGCGCGCCGGGCCGCCGCGCAGGCCGACGTCGTGGTGGTGAACCACCACTTGCTGCTGGCCGACATCGCCGTGCGCCGCGCGTCGCAGAATTGGCAGGAGGCCGCGGTGCTCCCGTCGTACCGGCGCATCGTGATCGACGAAGGGCACCACCTCGAAGACGCCGCCGCCGCTCACCTGGGCGCGAGCGTCACGCGCCGCGGCCTGCAGCGCCTGTTCAATCGGCTCGAGCGGAGGGGGCGCGGCCTGCTGCCCACGCTCGTGGCCCGGCTGTCATCGGCGCGCGACCTGCTCGGCGAGGCGAGCCTGGACCTCATCGGCAAGCGCCTCGCACCGTCTGTCCATTCGGCGCGAGACAAGAGCGCCATCCTGTTCGACGTGCTCGACGAGCTGCTGGCGCAGTCGGGCGGGCAGGTGCTGCGCCTCACCGACGACTTCGCGCTGCACCCCGCGTGGCGCGGCGGGCTGCGTGTATCGCTGGAGAACACGCTGGGCGAGCTGTCGCTGCTCGATGAGGGGCTGACGCTGGTGCGCGAGCGCCTCGAGGGCAGCCAGCGCGCGGAGGACGCGGCACCGATGCTCGCCGAGATGCGCGCCGTCTCCCGCCGACTGCAGGGGGCCGGCGATGCGCTGCGCGAAGCACTCGATCCCAACCCGGGCAGCGAGACCGTGCGATGGATCGAAGCGCGCGGCCGAGATCGGGCCGTGGCCGTATCGAGCGTGCCGCTGGACCTCGCCCCCATTCTGCGCGAGGATCTGTTCGCGCGGGTCCGGACGGCGGTGGTCACGAGCGCCACGCTGGCCGCCGAAGGCCGGTTCGACTTCATGGCCGGCCGGCTGGGGCTCACGACGTCGGACCTGGAGCCGGTCACGCGCATCCTGCCATCGCCGTTCGACTACGCGCACCAGGCGCTGCTCGCCATTCCCACCGACACGCCCGCGCCCAACCGCGACGTCGAGCGCCACGCACACGCCGTGGTGCGCATGCTGCTCGACCTCGCCGATGCGTCCGATGGCGGCGTATTCGTGTTGTACACCAGCCACCGCGAGGTGCGCCGCGCCGCCGAACTGCTGCGCGCCAAGAACGTGGAGCGCCGGTGGCCGCTACTCGTGCACGGCGAGGACTCGCGCGACCGCCTGCTCACGCGCTTCCAGGAATCGGGGCGCGGCGTGTTGCTCGGCACGACCTCGTTCTGGGAGGGGGTGGACGTGCCGGGCGAGCCGCTGCGCGCGCTGTTGATCGCCAAGATTCCCTTCCGCGTGCCGGGTGAACCACTCACCGCGGCGCGCTGCGAAGCCATCGAACAGCGGGGCGGGGACCCATTCGAGGACTACATGATCCCCGACGCCGCGCTCAAGCTCAAGCAGGGATTCGGACGGTTGATCCGCTCGGGTACCGACCGCGGGGCCGTGGTGATCGCCGATTCGCGCATCGTCACGGCACGGTATGGCGCCGAACTGCTGCGCGGACTTCCGCCGGCGCTCCGGGTCATGGAGCCGTGGGAGGACCTGCGCCCCGTGATCCGCCGCTTCTACGCCGCGGACTAG